The Amycolatopsis coloradensis sequence GAAACCGGGCTTGGCGAAGACGATGCCGTCGCTGTCCAGTTCCGGTACCGAGATGTACTTCTCCGACAGGATCGAGATCAGGGCGTCCTGCACGTCACTGGTGGAGCGGGTCAGCTCCTCGAAGCGGCCGATCGAGCCCGCCTCCATCGCGGTCATGATCGGCGACGGGATCATCGACTCGCGGGACTGGCCCTTAGCGATGACCATGGAGACGTTCCACGAGTACTTGATGTGGTCCTCGGTGGTGCCGGCGGTGCCCTGCACGACGAGCGTGGAGTTGCGGGAGATGGCCGCGGCCAGCAGTTCGGCGAGCCAGCTCTTGCCGGTGCCGGGGTCGCCGATCAGCAGAAGGCCGCGGTCGGAGGCGAGGGTGACGATGGCCCGCTCGACGATGTTCCGGTCGCCGAACCATTTCTGCGAGATCTCGCGGTCGAGGCCGTCGGCGCGTTCGGAACCGAGGATGAACAGGCGCAGCATCTTCGGGGACAGACGCCAGGCGAACGGCTTGGGGTTGTCGTCGACCGACTCCAGCCAGTCCAGCTCTTCGGCGTACTTGATCTCGGCGGGGGCGCGCAACAGGTCGGACATGTCTTGCCTTTCGGGAGGTTCAGGAGGTGAGGAAAGTCTTGAGTTCGTGGACGAGCTTGGTGATGTGGCCGGAGATCACCGGCGTGCCGAGATCCTTGAAGCGCTCGCGGAACCAGGGGTTCACGCTGCCCCGGCCGGCGCTGGTGACCGAGCCGACCGGGATGAACTTCGCCCCGGACCGGTGGATCGCGGCCATGCTTTCGAAGAGCTGCTCGACGCGGGTCTCGTAGAAGTCCGAGATCCACACCACCACGGTGTTCGAGGGTTCGGCGATCTTCGGCTGGGTCAGCGCCATCGCGACCATGCCGTCGTTGCCACCGCCCAGGTTGGTGCGCAACAGCGTTTCGAAGGGATCGTGCACCCACGGCGTGAGGTCGAGCGCCTGCGTGTCGTAGGCGATCAGATGAACGTCCACTTTGGGCAGTCCGGCGAAGATCGAGGCCAGCACCGCGCAGTTGACCATCGAGTCCACCATGGAGCCCGACTGGTCGACGACCGCGATGAGCCGCTGCGGCGTGGTCTTCTTCGCGGTCTGCTTGTAGTAGAGGCGATCGACGTAGAGCCGCTCCTCGTCGGGGCTCCAGTTGGTGAGGTTCTTCCAGATGGTGCGATCGAGGTCGAGGTTGCGGAACACGCGCTTCGGCGGGACCGAACGGTCCACCTTGCCCGTCGAGGCCTTCTCGACCTGGGTCCGCAGGACCTCCGCGATCTCGTCGACGTAGCGGCGGATGAGCGATTTGGCGTTGGCCAACGCCACTCCGGACAAGTTGTCCTTGTCCCGCAACAACTGTTCGATGAGCGACATGCTCGGACTCAGCTTCGCCGCGAGCGCCGGGTCGGCGAGGACCTCACGCAGATGCATCCGTTTGACGAGGTCCGCCTCGATGCCGCCGAGCTCCGGGCCGATCGCCGGGAGCAGAGTGCTCAAGTCGGGCGCGCCGCCACCGCCGGTGCCGCCGAGGCCGGTCGGGGCGCCACCGCGACGACTTCCGCGCAACTCGCCCGGACGGCAGCCCAGCGCGCGCTCCAGCCAGCCCGCGTCGGCCTGCCAGCGGGACAGCTGCCCTGCCGTCACCGTGTGCGGCGCCGGAGCGAAGACGTTGAGCAGCACCTTCGACACGAGCGCCGCGCGACGCACTTCCGCGGCCTTGTCCCGGCTGTCCTCGGCTTCGGGGACCATCAGCCCGTCGAACTCGGCCGCCAGCTCCGGATGACGCTGGACGATCGAGTCGACCGCGACGTTCGGATCCAGCACGGCGGACGGCAGGCCGACGTCCTCGACCACGGCCACACTCGCCGATTCGAGCGCGGCCTGCTCCTCGGTGTCGAAGAGCCGGGCGAGCAGCCGCCAGTACAGGACCTGGCGGCGGTTGTCCTCGGGTTCGGTCATTTCCGCAACAGCCTTCCGGCGCGTTCGCGCAATACGGCCGCAGCGTCGGTGGCCGCCTTCTCGGCCTTCACCCCGGCCTTGTCCGTGGTGCCGCCTGCCCAGGCTCCGGCGTGCACGGCGGTGGTCTTCTTGCGCACGGTGGTTTCGACGGCGAGCGGCTGGAGGCGGAATCCGCCGTCCCACCGGATCAGGCCGACGCACGCGCTGGAACCCGCGACCGCCTTGGGTGTCAGCGGGCCGGCGGCCGGGATGCGATCGGTCTCGATGGAGAGCCGATTCCCGGCGAAGGTGAACGTGAGCGCGTCTTCGTCTCCCTCGATCCCGTATCCCTCCAGGAAGACGGGAACGGCGAGTCGCACCGGGTGCCGATCCAGCGGCTCGACCGTCGGCGTGACGGCCTTCGGCAGAGCGACGCGCGCGGTCGAGAACGCGTCCGCGGGCTCTCCGAGACGGGCATGGTCGTCTCGCCAGAGCAGATCGCCCTCCGCGGTGACCGGCATGTCGGCGAGATCCATCGAGCGGCCCTCGCTGATCGCCGTGAGCAGGGAAAGATGCGGGCGCAGCAACTGCCAGATCCCGGCGCCGATGATCGTGTCCGGCTTCGGCGCGGTCACGCTCGCGCGCACGAGCCGCGGCGGAGTGCCGTCTTCGGGTTCGAACACCGCGTGGACCTGGGCCTGCGCGGCCGTCGCATGTTCCAGCAGGTCGACCCCGAGAGGCAACAGGCGGCCGGTGACCGTGCCGATCACCGGCGTCGCCGCCGCCCCGGGCAGGGTCAGCAGCATTCCGCGCGACCACAGGTCGCCCCAGCGCCGGGCGGGGATCCGCTCCAACGCCGCACCAGGACAGGACGCCGCGAGTTCCGCGGCGAAACCGTCGAGCAGGACGGCCAGCCGACGCAGGCTCGGCTCCGCGAGCAGCGCGGAGATCACCTGCGCCGAAGCCGAGATCAGGTCGTGGTCGATACCTTGCCAGCCCGCGCGGGCCAGATCGGACAGCCAAGACCGTGCGGCGACCAGAAGGTTGGGCGGTTCCGTCTCGGCGGTCTGACCGGCGGAGTCCTCACCCTGCGGCCTGCCGGTCGCTTCGACAAGCCGTGCGAGGACCGCGTCGTGCACGGATCCGAACACCGCGATCCGTGCCGCCGCAAGGGAAACGAAATGTTCCTCCCCTGCGGCACCGGCTGCGGTCTTCTCGGCCGCCTCGGCCACTCTGGACGCCATTGGCGACCCCGCGACGGCGTCAGCCAGCTCCGTCAAGCCCGCGATCTTCTGGGGACGCAGCAAGCCGGTGACGAGCACGTCGTCGAAGGCATCGACAACCGCCAGCGCCTCGTCGAGACCGGCGATGGGATCGGTGAGCAGATCGACACGCATCAGACCACCGCCCTCGTCGGCGGGAACCACTGCAGCTCCGGTACCGGCGCCGTCGACGGCTCGAATTCGAGGTAGGCCAAGTGCCGCAAGAACTGGCTGAACACGGAAGCGGCGGCGGTGTTGTCACCCTGCGACGGCCGCGTCGCGCCCATGGTCTGCGAAATGGCCTGCACGGTCGGCTCCGGAACCTCGACGCGCAAGTACCGCGCGACCCGCTCCGCACCGTACTGAAGGGTGGATTCGTTGATCAGGGCGAGAATGTGGTTGCAGAACATGCCCCGGGCTCCGCCGCAGGGCCGGTTGTTGTTGGTACTGCAGGCAAACTCGTACGTGCTCGCCGCGACCGACGAGACGTACACCCGGCCGATGTCCGATCCGCTGGACACCACGCCCTGCACCCGTCCGTCGGCCAGTTCGACGAACGGGACCTTCGCGAGCTTGCGCGGGCGGGCGGGTGGCAACACCCTGGCCGTGCTTGCTCTTTCCCAGTCTGACAACGCATCTTCTCCTTGCGGGGTGCCTCGGTGGGGACTGGGATGAACCTAGCGGGAGGCACCGACAGTTTTGATCACATCCGGCTTTTCGCGAGCTGACCGGCCAGATCGGCGAGGCCGTCGGCGTGGAAGTCGAACCGATCCGTGGCCTTCGGCGGGTCCCCGAGGGGCCTGGCGACGTAGGCGGTCCGGAGACCGACGCTCTGTGCTCCCCTCAGGTCCCACGCATGGGCGGCGACCATCAGCAGCCGCTCCGGCCTCGTCTTGGTCAGCTCGACGGCCAGCTCGTAGACGGCCGGGTCCGGTTTGCAGGTCCGCGCCTCCTCGGCGGAGAGCGTTTGATGCCACCGGAGACCCGCATGGGCGTTGATCCGGAGCAGGCTCGTCCGGCCGGCGTTGGAGAGACCGATCAGCGGGTATCGCTCCGCGAGGCGAGCCAGCCCTTCGACGGTGTCGGGCCAGGGCGGAAGCCTCGGCACCACGTCGGTCTTAGTGACCAATTGGGCCGCTTCGCGGTCGAGAACGTCGCTCGGGGCGAACGGCCGTTCCCCCGCGACGATGCGCCGCTGCTCGGTCTCGACGTGGCCCAGCCACTGGCCGACCAGGTCATCCGCATCGGTGCCCGGCACCGCTTGCCGGACCGCCTCGCGGATCCCGGCCGGTTCGTCGACGAGCGTGCCGAGTATGTCGAACACCAGGGCGTCGATCTCCACGGACAACCTCCCGGTAAGGGTTAAACTAGCAGTTAACCGCGAAGGTACGAGAGGCCGGTAAGGGATGCAAGTAGCGTTAGACGATTACGTCCGGGCGGCGGGCGTCGCTACCGACCTGGTCAACACCGCCCCGGAGGTCTGGCACGGCGAAGACAAGCTTCCCGACCTGGAGTCTCTCGCCGCCTTCGCCGAGCTTCACGCACTGCCTGAGCCCACCCGGCCTGGTGATCTGCGTGCCGTTCATCGGTTACGCGTCACGGTGCGGGATCTGATCGACCACCCGGATCAGGCACGCCTCATCACCGGAGCCACCGCGCTCACCTCTTCGATCGGTGACGTCACCCTTCTGACCGACAGCGCACGATGGGCCGTTTCGGCCCGGCCTGGCGCGACGGTCGCGGACTCCCTGGCCCTGGCCTGCGGCGTCGGGATACTCGGCGTCGTCCAGTCTCTCGGCGTGGAACGGTTCCGCGCCTGCGGCGCACCTACTTGCCGAGGCGCGTTCATCGACACCACGCGTCCCGGACGACGCCGCTATTGCATGCCAGGATTATGCGGAAACCGCGTCAACGTCGCGAACCACCGGGCACGCAAGCTTTCTCAAGATGGACATCAGAAAGTCGTAGGCGAAATGTCGTAGCAGCGGTTCACGAATTCGGCCCATCAAAGAATACTGCTCGCTTCGAAGTATGATGCACGCGAGTGAACTTTCTCGACAGCGACCGAATCATGGCGGACAATCGAATGCGCGCGACACCTTTCGGCAATCCACTTGTCGCGCTCAGTTCCCTTACTCCCATCATTTGGCGAAAAGGAACCCCATGCATGACGATGATGAGCCAGTAGGCCGAGTTCTCGGCAGGCGGCAGGCGTTGATCCTTCTCGGCGCCGCCGGCGCGACACTCACTGTCGCCGGATCCGCCACCGCGAACGCCACCACCTTCAACGCGGGCACACCCGAGGTCTGCACGCTGGATTGCGTGGTCAAACCAGAGCAGATGGAGGGCCCGTACTTCGTCGACGAACGGCTCAACCGTTCCGATATCCGCAGTGAGCCATCCACCGGGCAACTGGTTCCCGGCACCGCGCTGGCGATCAACTTCACCGTTCAGCAAATCCGTCAGCAGCAGTGCACGCCACTACCGGGCGCCATGGTCGACCTCTGGCAGTGCGACGCGTTCGGGCTGTACTCCGACATTCCGTCCCAGGGAAGTCGCGGCCGCCGTTTCCTGCGCGGCTACCAGAACACCGACCAATCGGGAGCGGCCCGGTTCACCACCATTCTGCCAGGCTGGTACACGGGACGCACGCTGCATATCCACATCAAAATACGCACCGTCGGAACCAACGGCAGGCCGTACGAGTTCACCTCGCAGCTTTATTTCACACCCGAGTTCGGCGCGGCCTATCTGCGGACCGAACCGTACCGGCGGAAAGGTCCGGCCGACACGACCAACAGCCGGGACTCGATCTACCGCAACGGCGGTGCCCAGATGCTGCTGCGTCCACAACAGACCGGAAGCGGCTACACGGCGGACTTCGCGATCGGCCTCGACCTGTCGAACACCCAAGTCGGCCGTCCCGACTAGCACAAACCCCAAAGGGCCCTCCCCGACAAACGGCCAGGGAGGGCCCTTTGCCGGAGGGCAGGGCAAACGTGGCACCCTTCACGATTCTGTCCACAAGAGACACTTTTCTCAAGTACACCTGGTTCGGGTGATTTGTCCGATCCTGCAAGGGGGTCGTGAGTGGTAATGAGCGTTCTAACCCTCATTGCNGGTCGTGAGTGGTAATGAGCGTTCTAACCCTCATTACCACTCACGACCCCACTCGGTCAGCTTACGTCAGCCAGTTCGGCCCCGTGCTGGATCACGCCACGTCCGCGATACCCCTCAGACGCCGGCGATCTGCTGGATCCAGGGCCGGTACCGCGTGATGTTCGTGTAGGCGGTGGTCGTCTGCCGGTCGCTCGTCGAGGCGACGCCGACCTGACGGCCGGAGGCGAACATCGGGCCACCCGAGTCCCCACCGGCGGTGATGCCGTCGCCGCGGCGCGCGCACACCGCGATGCCGCCGTTGTAGTCACGGCAGGAGACCGACGTGACCGAGACGTTGGCGACCTTCAGGTAGCGGGACTGGCAGTTGATCTCCGAGCCGCACTGGCTGGTCGCGCCCCAGCCGTAGACCTGGACGGTCTGCCCCACGGAGACGTCGGCGGTGGTGCCCAGCGGCGAGTACGTCGCGTTCACCGGCGCGGTGAGCCGCACGATCGCGAGGTCGGCGCTCGGGTGCCGGGTGACGGTGGAGCCGGTGGCCATGGTGCCGCCGCTCTGCTGGTCGAGGCTGCCGATCCGGAAGGTGAACGTACCGCTACTGGCCACGCAGTGCTTCGCGGTCAGGATGTACTGAGGCGCGATGATCGTCGAGGTACAGGTTTGCCTGCCGTTGGCGAAGAGCCTGGCCGCCCACGGGCCGCTCGACGCGTTCTGGCCGCCGATGATCATCGGCTGGACGTCGGAGGAGGGTTCCTCGGCGGACGCCACGGGGGCGGTGACGCCGAGCAGCGCCGCGAAGGCGGTGCCGGCGATCAGGGCGAAGGAGCGCAGTCGCATGGTTCCGACTCATTTCTGCGGCCCGGCTTCGGCCGCGCGATGGGGACGGGTGTGCTGATTCTGGTGCGCGGCAAGAGAAACCTGACACCGACGAAAGTCGTGCAGTGGATACCTATCTCTACGCCGCGACACCGCTAAGTGGCGCTCTAGGTAGCGGAACCGCCCGCCGGTTACGACGACCGGCGTCCGTCCACTTGAGACAGAAGGCGGCATAACTCCAGGGACATAACCCGGCTCCGGGGCTTCCCGAAAACCGGGTCCGCCGCCAGAATCGCCATCATGACCACAGCACAGTGGACCCCGACCTACGGCGACCCCTTCGAGCCGGTGCCCTACCGTCCGGCGCGCGTGCCCGCGGAAGAATCGCTGGCCACCGCCGCCGATCTGCGCCGTCGCATGGACACCCGCCGCACCGTGCGGATGTTCTCGACGGACCCCGTGCCCGAACAGGTGGTGGTGGACGCCATCGCGGTGGCGGCCACGGCGCCCAGCGGCGCGCATCAGCAGCCATGGACGTTCGTGCTCATCAAGGACGCCGAGACCAAACAGCGGATCCGGGATGCCGCCGAAGAGGAAGAACGCGTTTCGTACGAGGGCAGGCTCGGCGAGGAGTGGCTGTCCGCCTTGCGGCCGCTGGGCACCGACGCCGTCAAGACCCATCTCACCGACGCCCCGTACCTCATCGTGGTCTTCCAGCAGCGCTATTTCCTCGACGAGGACGGCACCAAGCACAAGCACTACTACGTCGACGAGTCGGTGGGCATCGCGGTCGGCATGCTGCTCACGGCGTTGCATCTGTCCGGGCTGGCCGCGTTGACGCATACGCCGTCGCCGATGCGGTTCCTCGGCGAACTGCTCGAGCGGCCGCAGAACGAGAAGGCGTTCGCCGTCATCCCGGTCGGCTACTCGGCGGACGACTGCGTGGTGCCGAATCTGGTGCGCAAGTCGATCGACCAGGTGCTGATCCGCCGGTGACCGTCCGCGCGGCCCGGGTGTGTACGCGCACCCGGGTTGCGCGAAACCCCGGACAACAAGCATTCAAATTGCGCAATAGTGCAGTTTATTGCACACTTTGGCGCATCTCTTGACATATCCGGCGGCGATTGGACAGGGTCTGGGCACCGAAGGCGACACGAAGGAGTGTTCTTCATGGCCGACCTGCCCTCTGTCTCCCGGCGGACACTGTTCGGCGGCGCGCTCGCCGCCGGGGCGCTCGCCGCGATCCCGACGAGCGCGACCGCGGCGGAAGAGGCGGAAAGCGCGCCCCGCCGTCCTGGTCAGCGCAGCATGATCGGGGTCCCGTTCGAGCGGCACCAGACCGTCCGGATCGCGCTCATCGGTCTCGGCAACCGCGGCATGTCCATGATCGGCGGGTGGAGCGCCGTCCCGGGCGCCGTGGTCACCGCGGTCTGCGACATCCGCGCCGAGCGCGCGAAGGCCGCCGCGGACAAACTCGCCGCCGGTGGGCGTCCTCGCCCGGCTGAGTACGGCGGATCCGCCGACGCCTACCAGAAGATGCTCTCCCGCGACGACATCGACCTCGTTTACATCGCCACCCCGTGGGAGTTCCACTACCCCCAGGGCAAGGCGGCGCTGCTGTCCGGCAAGCACGTCGGCGTCGAACTCCCCATCGCCACCGAGCTCGACCAGTTGTGGGACCTCGTCAACACCAGCGAGCAGACCCGCAAACACCTGTTCCTGGCCGAGAACTGCAGTTATGGCCGCAACGAGCTGGCCATCCTCAAGATGGCGCACGAAGGCGTCTTCGGCGAGGTCACCAACGGACACGGCGGCTATTTGCACGACCTGCGCGAACTGCTGTTCTCCGACACTTATTACACCGACGCGTGGCGCCGGAAGTGGCACACCCGCAGCACCGCGAGTTTCTACCCGATGCACGGCCTCGCGCCGATCGCCGCCTGCATGGACGTCAACCGCGGCGACCGGTTCGCCACGTTGCGCGCCACGGCGACCGAGCCGAAGGGGCTCGCCGACTACCGGAAACGCCACATGCCGCCGGGCCACCCGTCGTGGAAAGAGACCTACATCAACGGCGACCTGGTGACCTGCCTGATCGAGACCGAGCAGGGCCGGATCATCCGCGCCGAGCACGACGTCAGCTCGCCGCGTCCGTACAGTCGCATCAACAGCCTCGCCGGCAGCCGCGGCATCGTGGAGGACTACCCCGCCCGGATCTACGTCGAGCCCGACCACAGCGGCCACGCGTGGAAGGACTTCGGGCCGTACCGCGACCGTCACGACCACTGGCTGTGGAAGAAGCTCAAGGACGACCCGAACCTCGGCGGGCACGGCGGCATGGACTACGTGCTGCAGTGGCGGATCGTGCAGCAGATGCGCGCCGGGCTGGTGCCGGACATCGACGTCTACGACTCGGCGGTCTGGTGCTCCCCCGTGCCCTTGAGCGTGGTCTCCCTCGCTCGCGGCGGGAAACCGGTCGCGGTGCCGGACTTCACGCGCGGTGGCTGGACGAAACCCCGGGCGGGGCTGGACTCGCAGCCTTCGGAGATGCCCGGCTAGGCCGTGCGGCTCGTGAGCGGTGAGGACGGTCAGGGAGGGGCAAGGCAAAGGTGGCGTGATCGAGTCAGTGGTGGAGTAGGCCACCAAGGAGCCTGGCGCGCCTTTGACCGTCCACAAGGGACACAGGTCAGGGAAAGTGTCCGTTCTGAGTACTTTGCACTGAGGTCGTGAGTGGCAATGAGCGTTCTAACCCTCATTACCACTCACGACTGCCCTCGCGAACCGCACATTCATCCACTAATCAGACATATCGCCACTCGAAGGTGTCCCTTGTGGACACTCAAGGCGCGACCGGCTCCCATGGCCGGTCCGGCCTCTGACTTACCCTCGATAACCATCCTTGCCACTCACGACGAGTAGCGAGGTACGACACGGTAGACACGGAGGTCCTTCGGGGTCCCCTTGGCGCGGAAACTCCGGCGCGGTCGCACGATCACCGCGCCGGGGTCCAGCTCGTCGACGACACTTCCGCTGGCCAGCACCTCGTCGCCGTCGGCGGCGGCCATGACGCGGGCGGCGATGTTCACGTCGACGCCGAGGTAGTCGTTACCGACCCGCCGCGGATTCCCTCGATGAAGCCCCGCGCGCAGGTGCGGGAGATAGCCCTCGGCCTTGATCACGCTCACGGCGGAGCACGTCTCGTAAGCGGCGTTCACCGCCTCGCCCGGATCGGCGAACACGGCCATCACGCCGTCGCCGAGGCCCTTCACGATGCTGCCGCGATGCCCGGTGACGACCGATTCGGTCACTTCGCCGACCGAACGCAGCAGCTCCAGCACGCGTTCGTCCCCCGCCTGCAACGCCCATGTCGAGAAGCCGACCAGATCGGTGAACAGCACCGTGATCCCGTCCGCGGACA is a genomic window containing:
- a CDS encoding Gfo/Idh/MocA family protein: MADLPSVSRRTLFGGALAAGALAAIPTSATAAEEAESAPRRPGQRSMIGVPFERHQTVRIALIGLGNRGMSMIGGWSAVPGAVVTAVCDIRAERAKAAADKLAAGGRPRPAEYGGSADAYQKMLSRDDIDLVYIATPWEFHYPQGKAALLSGKHVGVELPIATELDQLWDLVNTSEQTRKHLFLAENCSYGRNELAILKMAHEGVFGEVTNGHGGYLHDLRELLFSDTYYTDAWRRKWHTRSTASFYPMHGLAPIAACMDVNRGDRFATLRATATEPKGLADYRKRHMPPGHPSWKETYINGDLVTCLIETEQGRIIRAEHDVSSPRPYSRINSLAGSRGIVEDYPARIYVEPDHSGHAWKDFGPYRDRHDHWLWKKLKDDPNLGGHGGMDYVLQWRIVQQMRAGLVPDIDVYDSAVWCSPVPLSVVSLARGGKPVAVPDFTRGGWTKPRAGLDSQPSEMPG
- a CDS encoding CGNR zinc finger domain-containing protein, with amino-acid sequence MQVALDDYVRAAGVATDLVNTAPEVWHGEDKLPDLESLAAFAELHALPEPTRPGDLRAVHRLRVTVRDLIDHPDQARLITGATALTSSIGDVTLLTDSARWAVSARPGATVADSLALACGVGILGVVQSLGVERFRACGAPTCRGAFIDTTRPGRRRYCMPGLCGNRVNVANHRARKLSQDGHQKVVGEMS
- a CDS encoding haloacid dehalogenase type II; this translates as MEIDALVFDILGTLVDEPAGIREAVRQAVPGTDADDLVGQWLGHVETEQRRIVAGERPFAPSDVLDREAAQLVTKTDVVPRLPPWPDTVEGLARLAERYPLIGLSNAGRTSLLRINAHAGLRWHQTLSAEEARTCKPDPAVYELAVELTKTRPERLLMVAAHAWDLRGAQSVGLRTAYVARPLGDPPKATDRFDFHADGLADLAGQLAKSRM
- a CDS encoding twin-arginine translocation pathway signal protein produces the protein MAKRNPMHDDDEPVGRVLGRRQALILLGAAGATLTVAGSATANATTFNAGTPEVCTLDCVVKPEQMEGPYFVDERLNRSDIRSEPSTGQLVPGTALAINFTVQQIRQQQCTPLPGAMVDLWQCDAFGLYSDIPSQGSRGRRFLRGYQNTDQSGAARFTTILPGWYTGRTLHIHIKIRTVGTNGRPYEFTSQLYFTPEFGAAYLRTEPYRRKGPADTTNSRDSIYRNGGAQMLLRPQQTGSGYTADFAIGLDLSNTQVGRPD
- a CDS encoding nitroreductase family protein, whose product is MTTAQWTPTYGDPFEPVPYRPARVPAEESLATAADLRRRMDTRRTVRMFSTDPVPEQVVVDAIAVAATAPSGAHQQPWTFVLIKDAETKQRIRDAAEEEERVSYEGRLGEEWLSALRPLGTDAVKTHLTDAPYLIVVFQQRYFLDEDGTKHKHYYVDESVGIAVGMLLTALHLSGLAALTHTPSPMRFLGELLERPQNEKAFAVIPVGYSADDCVVPNLVRKSIDQVLIRR
- a CDS encoding ATP-binding protein, translating into MSDLLRAPAEIKYAEELDWLESVDDNPKPFAWRLSPKMLRLFILGSERADGLDREISQKWFGDRNIVERAIVTLASDRGLLLIGDPGTGKSWLAELLAAAISRNSTLVVQGTAGTTEDHIKYSWNVSMVIAKGQSRESMIPSPIMTAMEAGSIGRFEELTRSTSDVQDALISILSEKYISVPELDSDGIVFAKPGFSVIATANSRDRGVNDLSSALKRRFNFVRIPVVTNKKSEAEIVRFRTEELLRRHQIELDVPPTLLDVLLRSFGDLRAAAASAGSDDEKLESALSTAEQIGVLEDAVLHSNFFGERELTARTLASSLVGSLARREPEDLAILNKYLHGVVEPRSKDEGGDWPEFLDGGRDAIASLS
- a CDS encoding S1 family peptidase, which produces MRLRSFALIAGTAFAALLGVTAPVASAEEPSSDVQPMIIGGQNASSGPWAARLFANGRQTCTSTIIAPQYILTAKHCVASSGTFTFRIGSLDQQSGGTMATGSTVTRHPSADLAIVRLTAPVNATYSPLGTTADVSVGQTVQVYGWGATSQCGSEINCQSRYLKVANVSVTSVSCRDYNGGIAVCARRGDGITAGGDSGGPMFASGRQVGVASTSDRQTTTAYTNITRYRPWIQQIAGV
- a CDS encoding VWA domain-containing protein, whose translation is MTEPEDNRRQVLYWRLLARLFDTEEQAALESASVAVVEDVGLPSAVLDPNVAVDSIVQRHPELAAEFDGLMVPEAEDSRDKAAEVRRAALVSKVLLNVFAPAPHTVTAGQLSRWQADAGWLERALGCRPGELRGSRRGGAPTGLGGTGGGGAPDLSTLLPAIGPELGGIEADLVKRMHLREVLADPALAAKLSPSMSLIEQLLRDKDNLSGVALANAKSLIRRYVDEIAEVLRTQVEKASTGKVDRSVPPKRVFRNLDLDRTIWKNLTNWSPDEERLYVDRLYYKQTAKKTTPQRLIAVVDQSGSMVDSMVNCAVLASIFAGLPKVDVHLIAYDTQALDLTPWVHDPFETLLRTNLGGGNDGMVAMALTQPKIAEPSNTVVVWISDFYETRVEQLFESMAAIHRSGAKFIPVGSVTSAGRGSVNPWFRERFKDLGTPVISGHITKLVHELKTFLTS
- a CDS encoding adenylate/guanylate cyclase domain-containing protein; protein product: MIVTERPEPWHLRTRRFLRATDQRGELVRGARFLRRLVPGDPLAPSTGRSSDRLARLLAEAGADRPSATRELGLAAVQAWQAIRRTGAPPMSADGITVLFTDLVGFSTWALQAGDERVLELLRSVGEVTESVVTGHRGSIVKGLGDGVMAVFADPGEAVNAAYETCSAVSVIKAEGYLPHLRAGLHRGNPRRVGNDYLGVDVNIAARVMAAADGDEVLASGSVVDELDPGAVIVRPRRSFRAKGTPKDLRVYRVVPRYSS